From one Anopheles bellator chromosome 1, idAnoBellAS_SP24_06.2, whole genome shotgun sequence genomic stretch:
- the LOC131216402 gene encoding angio-associated migratory cell protein has protein sequence MRNNTPPQSPHLLIEEDEDGLVYVGDADEVLDDWEREANAGMDEDDEEDDEELMAGDEAAAGNHSRMPGRDDAKLTFSKHTSPVFCGALHPTEDLAVTGGEDDKAYVWNTITGEVVHEVTNHSDSVIAVDFSHDGAFVATGDMAGYIQVFKVSQNYRQVWEFTLGDMCWMRWHTAAHVLLAGAQTGEVYVWRIPSGDCKVLQGHGATCEAAELTHDGKRLAVGYGDGHFKLWDLKTNTTVMDVPPGPGSSTGIISLAVDRESQLFVTGGDGGCACIIGANGPVGKLADSSAADSTVESVLIDYPDFELKVAATGTLLGTVTIWDVARQTKRVQCSDDEPTGITRMLWLKDSTICAGTLGGQIKAWDLRSGAMRFILEGHWDAVQALVYHKEKNIILSASEDGTVKLFDIPTVE, from the exons ATGCGAAACAATACTCCGCCTCAATCACCGCATCTGCTCATTGAAGAGGACGAAGACGGGCTGGTTTACGTGGGCGATGCAGACGAGGTGCTCGATGACTGGGAACGGGAGGCCAATG CCGGCATGGACGAAGACGATgaggaagacgacgaagagCTTATGGCCGGTGATGAAGCTGCCGCCGGAAACCACAGCCGAATGCCTGGGCGCGACGATGCCAAGCTCACGTTCAGCAAACACACATCCCCGGTGTTCTGTGGCGCCCTACACCCGACGGAAGACCTCGCTGTAACGGGCGGGGAAGACGATAAGGCGTACGTGTggaacaccatcaccggcgaGGTGGTTCACGAAGTGACCAACCACAGCGATTCGGTGATTGCGGTCGACTTTAGCCACGACGGAGCGTTTGTTGCGACGGGCGATATGGCCGGGTACATTCAGGTGTTTAAAGTGAGCCAAAACTATCGCCAAGTATGGGAGTTTACGCTGGGCGATATGTGCTGGATGCGGTGGCACACGGCAGCCCACGTGCTGTTGGCCGGCGCACAGACGGGCGAGGTGTACGTCTGGCGGATACCGTCGGGCGATTGCAAGGTGCTACAGGGCCACGGTGCGACCTGCGAGGCAGCCGAGCTAACGCACGATGGCAAGAGGCTGGCCGTTGGGTACGGCGATGGACACTTTAAGCTGTGGGATCTTAAAACGAACACCACGGTGATGGATGTGCCGCCGGGGCCCGGATCCTCCACCGGCATCATTTCGCTGGCCGTCGATCGGGAAAGTCAACTGTTCGTGACCGGCGGAGATGGCGGCTGTGCGTGCATCATCGGGGCCAATGGACCGGTCGGAAAGCTGGCGGATTCGAGCGCGGCGGACAGTACGGTCGAATCGGTGCTCATCGATTATCCCGATTTCGAGCTCAAGGTGGCGGCTACAGGGACGCTTCTGGGCACGGTGACGATCTGGGATGTGGCGCGACAAACCAAGCGGGTCCAGTGTAGCGACGATGAGCCAACGGGAATCACGAG GATGCTCTGGCTGAAGGACAGCACGATTTGCGCCGGGACGCTCGGGGGACAGATCAAGGCGTGGGATCTACGGAGCGGGGCGATGCGATTCATTCTGGAGGGCCACTGGGACGCCGTGCAGGCCCTCGTCTACCACAAGGAAAAGAACATTATCCTGTCGGCGTCCGAAGATGGGACGGTGAAACTGTTCGACATCCCGACGGTCGAGTGA
- the LOC131206456 gene encoding transmembrane protease serine 9-like — protein sequence MGSERSVVVRWWMFSVVLELITVALVSAEATSNCAGTYASDVHCGLPVLQAAGGLPRHPSEAIRGEFPWHVAIYQFDSAVPVYDCGGSLISDRFVLTAAHCAVNENNGFPLSGEKFQLMLGYHDLGERQDEGCSERVRVRKVHVHPEFRSGTYRHDIALLELDRPVRFTDRVLPVCLDTSAEDPAEFYRTIGKVPGWGYTEFDEVSSWLRMTEVPIVNYTRCLASNPAVFANTMHDGMFCGGYANGTNVCNGDSGGGFVAYRQGRWELQGIVSFTALRDEHTAICDTQQYSAYVKVRHYRAWIATVCNTSFEGPRRSEKLTVPPADEGRPACGQRKINKMPLIVNGVRSLAGEWPWHAAIFELSKRSREYVCGGTLISESHIVTAARCVKNWHPRKRPYVVQLGQHQLWESATTTREVRVISVETSDDSQMALLRLEADVQYDDYIQPICLPVENKTSDPEPVSRTGFIAGYGRTDPDRYDLSPVLQATTMPLVDGGLCVVYRIFDKRTADKMLCAGHGNGTNACLGDEGGGFYQATESGTWTIGGVISKINIYRNRCDTHGYVGVLDVAQYLAWILDRLQHTLTGLVDIATSGGAFPGQGKGQCKGCGWKQHRRHRPHHRRKGSDEDRSGEDSNESRERSIAESVKNVMHAKVDLVKDIHGVASSSIKKIFG from the exons ATGGGTTCGGAGCGTTCGGTCGTTGTCCGGTGGTGGATGTTCTCGGTGGTTCTGGAATTGATCACCGTGGCACTAGTTTCGGCCGAGGCCACATCAAACTGTGCTGGAACGTACGCGAGTGATGTCCACTGTGGCTTACCGGTCCTGCAGGCAGCGGGAGGCCTTCCCAGGCACCCGTCGGAAGCGATCCGAGGCGAGTTCCCGTGGCATGTGGCCATCTATCAGTTCGACTCGGCCGTGCCCGTGTACGACTGTGGGGGTTCCCTGATCAGCGATCGCTTCGTCCTGACCGCGGCCCACTGCGCCGTCAACGAGAACAACGGGTTCCCGCTGAGTGGTGAGAAGTTCCAGCTAATGCTCGGTTATCATGACCTCGGCGAGCGGCAAGACGAGGGCTGCAGCGAGCGGGTCCGAGTGCGGAAGGTACACGTCCACCCCGAATTCCGATCCGGGACCTATCGGCACGACATCGCACTGTTGGAGCTAGACCGCCCGGTCCGATTCACCGACCGGGTTCTGCCCGTGTGCCTTGACACATCGGCGGAAGATCCGGCCGAGTTCTACCGCACGATAGGGAAGGTCCCCGGGTGGGGCTACACAGAGTTCGACGAGGTGTCCAGTTGGCTCCGCATGACGGAGGTACCGATCGTCAACTACACCCGCTGTCTGGCCAGCAATCCGGCGGTTTTCGCCAACACGATGCACGATGGCATGTTTTGCGGTGGGTACGCCAACGGGACGAACGTCTGCAACGGGGACTCGGGGGGTGGCTTCGTCGCCTACCGTCAGGGCCGCTGGGAACTGCAGGGGATCGTGTCCTTCACGGCCCTGCGCGATGAACACACGGCAATCTGTGACACCCAGCAGTACTCGGCGTACGTGAAGGTACGCCACTACCGCGCGTGGATTGCGACCGTTTGTAACACTTCGTTCGAGGGACCTCGAAGGAGCGAGAAGCTAACGGTGCCCCCGGCCGATGAGGGGCGTCCGGCCTGTGGCCAACGGAAGATCAACAAGATGCCGCTCATCGTGAACGGAGTGCGGTCCTTGGCCGGCGAATGGCCCTGGCATGCGGCCATCTTCGAACTATCGAAACGCTCGCGCGAGTACGTCTGCGGAGGAACGCTGATCAGCGAGAGCCACATCGTGACGGCCGCTCGTTGCGTGAAGAATTGGCATCCCCGGAAGCGTCCCTACGTGGTCCAGCTCGGGCAGCACCAGCTGTGGGAGAGTGCGACCACCACTCGGGAGGTTCGCGTGATATCGGTCGAAACGAGTGACGACAGCCAGATGGCGCTGCTCCGGCTCGAGGCCGACGTTCAATACGACGATTACATTCAACCGATCTGCCTTCCGGTGGAGAACAAAACATCCGACCCGGAGCCGGTCAGTCGCACAGGATTCATTGCCGGCTACGGACGAACGGATCCCGACCGCTACGATTTGTCTCCGGTTCTACAAGCTACCACGATGCCCCTCGTCGACGGTGGCCTGTGTGTGGTGTATCGGATCTTCGACAAGCGCACCGCGGACAAGATGCTCTGTGCGGGTCACGGAAACG GTACGAACGCTTGTCTGGGCGATGAGGGCGGTGGATTCTATCAAGCAACCGAGTCGGGGACCTGGACCATCGGCGGTGTCATCAGTAAGATCAACAtctaccggaaccggtgcgaTACGCACGGGTACGTCGGAGTACTCGATGTGGCCCAGTATCTCGCCTGGATCCTGGATCGTCTGCAGCATACCCTCACCGGGCTGGTCGACATTGCAACTTCCGGGGGCGCCTTCCCAGGCCAGGGCAAAGGACAGTGTAAAGGTTGCGGATGGAAGCAACATCGGCGGCATCGTCCTCACCACCGGCGCAAGGGTTCCGACGAGGACCGATCGGGTGAAGACAGCAACGAAAGccgcgaacgatcgatcgccgaGTCGGTGAAGAACGTGATGCACGCCAAGGTGGACCTGGTGAAGGATATCCATGGGGTGGCCAGTTCTTCGATTAAGAAAATTTTCGGCTAG